A stretch of Arachis hypogaea cultivar Tifrunner chromosome 15, arahy.Tifrunner.gnm2.J5K5, whole genome shotgun sequence DNA encodes these proteins:
- the LOC112748448 gene encoding uncharacterized protein, protein MAIVLKEGKPDIFLTMTCNPSWSEIASKLSPTQTPQDRPDLTTRIFRAKFEQLKQDVITKGVLGKVKSYIYVTEFQKRGLPHVHMLLILENNDKLSDPDQYDSLVRAEIPCKETEPHLHEAVLRHMVHGPCGTLNQSSPCMKNGQCKRNYPKEFVPETRRGDDSYPQYRRRFDTPIPINQNVTIDNRWVVPYNPWLLLKYDCHINVEICSSIKSIKYLYKYCYKGPDRVAMEVHRSSHYDEVQQFIDARWIAALEACWRIFRFNLYRMYPSVERLQVHLPNQHQVSFYEHQTISEIVNNDYFSRTMLTEFFALNRADDQQSRHLLYREIPEYYSWHSKEKEWHRRRTQKRAIGRIYTVSPTEGEKFYLRILLSNVRGPTGWDDLLTVDGVQYSSFKQSAQHRGLLESDSSIRSCLVKASILRMPCALRRLFATVLIFCEPTDVRSLWDEFLSCTVDDYASTSTTTCNGLTNRLLRDLNDILLQHGKHIAQYDLPALTSDNDNDNFMPRIIQEEMSIEVSQEDLCSIERLNHDQSAAFKCIMNTIDRRESGVFFVDGPGGAGKTFLYRAIIADLRSKGHIVLVTASSEIAATLLPGGRTAHSRFKIPINAEPSSTCNISKQSDLAKLIRQTIAIIWDEAPLTNKKTMESLDRTLRDILENNNPFGGKVMVMRGDFRQVLPVVPKGSKSQMISASIVKSHLWAFTKILHLRQNMRSLNDRDFAEYLMRIGDGIEPTICEDLVQIEVGMAIPWEGEASLHCV, encoded by the coding sequence ATGGCTATTGTTCTTAAAGAAGGCAAACCGGATATTTTTCTAACTATGACATGCAATCCATCATGGTCAGAAATAGCTTCGAAACTCAGTCCTACTCAAACTCCACAGGATCGTCCGGATCTAACAACTAGGATTTTCAGAGCCAAGTTCGAACAATTAAAGCAGGATGTTATTACCAAAGGTGTATTGGGAAAGGTGAAAAGTTATATTTATGTCACCGAATTTCAGAAAAGAGGATTGCCACACGTACATATGTTGCTAATCTTAGAAAACAATGACAAGTTGAGTGATCCTGACCAATATGATAGTTTGGTCCGAGCGGAAATACCATGTAAAGAAACAGAACCCCACTTACATGAGGCAGTGCTAAGGCATATGGTCCATGGTCCTTGCGGAACACTAAATCAATCTTCACCGTGCATGAAGAACGGTCAATGTAAACGCAACTACCCAAAAGAGTTCGTACCAGAGACACGACGAGGTGATGACTCATATCCTCAATATAGGAGGCGATTTGATACTCCAATCCCTATAAACCAAAATGTCACAATTGACAATAGATGGGTGGTTCCGTACAACCCTTGGCTACTACTAAAGTATGATTGTCATATCAATGTAGAGATATGTAGCAGTATCAAGAGCATAAAATATCTATACAAGTATTGCTATAAGGGACCAGACCGTGTGGCAATGGAGGTTCACAGAAGTTCTCATTATGATGAGGTGCAACAGTTCATTGATGCAAGATGGATTGCCGCTCTAGAGGCATGTTGGAGGATATTTAGATTCAACCTTTACCGAATGTATCCATCAGTTGAAAGGTTGCAAGTTCATTTGCCAAATCAACATCAAGTGAGCTTTTATGAGCACCAAACTATTTCTGAAATAGTTAATAATGACTATTTCTCAAGAACAATGCTCACTGAATTTTTTGCACTTAATCGGGCCGATGACCAACAATCTAGGCATCTTTTGTACAGGGAAATCCCAGAATATTACAGTTGGCACAGCAAGGAAAAAGAATGGCATCGACGCAGGACACAAAAGAGAGCTATTGGTCGGATCTATACCGTTTCGCCAACAGAAGGTGAAAAATTCTATTTGCGTATTCTATTGTCAAATGTAAGAGGCCCAACTGGTTGGGATGATTTGCTAACAGTCGATGGTGTCCAATATTCGTCCTTTAAGCAATCCGCTCAGCATCGAGGACTGTTGGAGAGTGATAGTAGTATAAGATCATGTTTGGTTAAGGCATCCATTTTAAGAATGCCATGTGCTCTAAGAAGGTTGTTTGCCACCGTTCTAATTTTTTGTGAGCCAACAGATGTAAGAAGTCTGTGGGACGAGTTTCTTTCATGTACGGTGGATGATTACGCATCAACAAGCACTACAACCTGTAATGGGTTGACAAATCGTTTGCTTAGGGATTTAAATGACATCCTCCTACAACATGGAAAACATATTGCACAATACGATTTACCAGCTCTAACCTCGGACAACGACAACGACAACTTCATGCCTAGAATTATTCAAGAAGAAATGTCCATCGAAGTTTCTCAAGAAGACCTGTGTTCTATAGAAAGATTGAATCATGACCAGTCTGCAGCTTTCAAGTGCATTATGAATACAATTGATCGAAGAGAAAGTGGAGTGTTCTTCGTGGATGGACCAGGAGGAGCAGGTAAGACATTTCTTTACAGAGCTATAATTGCAGACTTAAGAAGTAAAGGGCATATTGTCTTGGTAACTGCGTCCTCAGAAATAGCTGCAACTTTACTGCCTGGTGGTCGAACAGCTCATTCTAGATTTAAGATCCCAATCAATGCAGAGCCATCCTCCACGTGCAATATAAGTAAACAATCTGATCTTGCAAAACTGATTAGGCAGACGATCGCGATAATTTGGGATGAAGCGCCATTGACTAATAAAAAGACAATGGAATCACTGGACCGCACATTACGAGACATCTTAGAAAACAATAATCCATTTGGAGGGAAGGTGATGGTTATGAGAGGGGATTTTCGCCAAGTACTACCTGTTGTGCCGAAAGGAAGTAAGTCGCAAATGATTTCAGCTTCTATTGTTAAATCACATTTGTGGGCATTCACCAAAATTCTCCACCTGCGACAAAATATGCGATCTCTTAATGATCGTGATTTTGCGGAGTATCTTATGCGCATAGGGGATGGGATTGAGCCTACCATATGTGAAGACCTGGTACAAATAGAAGTAGGCATGGCAATACCATGGGAAGGTGAGGCATCATTACATTGCGTGTag